The Petrocella atlantisensis genome has a window encoding:
- the fliJ gene encoding flagellar export protein FliJ, which produces MENILNVKTKIEEQKKMELAKAMMDHKVETDRQEAIKAELDATIEDFRERQKQSQSVSEFQRQNHNVNYYEKAYKAQKQVVVKAKDKVESKRKALQKALEEKKIQEKLKEKALNVFLEEEKYKEIKILDEIVGFRYSTKSGEE; this is translated from the coding sequence ATGGAAAACATTTTGAATGTAAAAACAAAAATTGAAGAACAGAAAAAAATGGAGCTAGCAAAAGCCATGATGGACCACAAGGTGGAGACAGATAGGCAAGAAGCAATCAAAGCAGAGCTTGATGCAACTATTGAGGATTTTAGGGAACGTCAAAAACAATCCCAATCTGTTTCCGAATTTCAGAGGCAAAATCATAACGTTAATTATTACGAGAAAGCCTATAAAGCTCAAAAGCAAGTGGTTGTAAAAGCCAAAGATAAAGTAGAATCAAAAAGAAAGGCTTTACAAAAGGCCCTAGAGGAGAAAAAGATACAAGAAAAGCTAAAAGAAAAGGCTCTGAATGTATTCTTAGAAGAAGAGAAATATAAAGAAATAAAAATATTGGATGAGATCGTCGGCTTTCGCTACTCAACTAAATCCGGTGAAGAATAA
- the fliI gene encoding flagellar protein export ATPase FliI: protein MISMDKYEALVEKSYIKHLGRVSKIIGLTIESLGPSVNLGELCTISSPTSGAKVLAEVVGFKENKILLMPLDDLAGIGPGCIVEAIGHELRISVGSRLLGRIVDGLGKPIDELEPVYSKDMYPIEQGAPDPLKRSRITEVLPMGVKAIDGILTIGKGQRVGIFAGSGVGKSTLLGMIARNTHADVNVIALIGERGREVREFIEKDLGEEGLKRSVVVVATSDKPALIRQKAAKTATAIAEYFRDQGKDVMLMMDSLTRFSMAQREIGLAIGEPPVSRGYTPSVFAVMPKLLERAGNSDMGSITALYTVLVDGDDMNEPITDAARGILDGHIVLSRKMANRNHYPAIDILQSISRVMTDIATTEHLALANRLKSSLSVYNDAEDLINIGAYAKGSNPEIDDAIKKYQQIKAFLTQYTHENYDFDEVVDKLGKIFE, encoded by the coding sequence ATGATCAGCATGGACAAGTATGAGGCCTTGGTCGAAAAATCATATATCAAACATTTGGGTAGAGTCAGCAAAATCATAGGATTAACCATTGAATCCTTAGGACCCAGTGTTAACCTAGGGGAGCTATGCACCATAAGCTCTCCTACAAGTGGTGCAAAAGTTCTTGCAGAAGTGGTCGGTTTTAAAGAAAATAAGATTCTTTTGATGCCACTAGATGACTTGGCCGGTATCGGCCCCGGATGTATTGTTGAAGCCATCGGTCACGAACTTAGAATATCGGTAGGTAGTCGACTGTTAGGACGAATTGTGGACGGTCTGGGCAAACCCATTGATGAGCTTGAGCCTGTATACTCAAAGGATATGTACCCAATAGAGCAAGGTGCACCGGATCCTTTGAAGAGAAGTAGGATTACAGAGGTATTGCCTATGGGTGTCAAAGCGATAGATGGTATCTTAACCATAGGTAAAGGTCAAAGGGTAGGGATATTTGCAGGTAGTGGTGTTGGAAAAAGTACGTTATTAGGTATGATTGCAAGAAATACCCATGCAGACGTGAACGTCATAGCCCTTATAGGAGAGCGTGGACGTGAGGTGCGTGAGTTTATAGAAAAAGACTTAGGAGAAGAGGGTTTGAAGCGTTCCGTTGTCGTTGTGGCAACATCAGATAAACCGGCACTCATAAGGCAAAAAGCGGCAAAAACGGCAACAGCAATAGCAGAATACTTCAGAGATCAAGGTAAAGATGTAATGCTAATGATGGATTCCTTAACACGTTTTTCTATGGCTCAACGAGAAATAGGGCTTGCTATAGGTGAACCGCCGGTTAGTAGAGGTTATACCCCATCTGTCTTTGCAGTCATGCCCAAGCTATTAGAGCGAGCAGGGAACTCGGATATGGGTTCAATAACAGCCCTGTATACAGTATTGGTTGACGGGGATGATATGAATGAACCCATTACGGATGCAGCAAGAGGGATATTGGATGGCCATATTGTCTTATCAAGAAAAATGGCCAATAGAAACCATTATCCTGCGATTGACATATTACAAAGTATTTCAAGGGTTATGACGGATATTGCAACAACTGAGCATCTTGCATTAGCCAATAGACTAAAATCAAGTTTGTCCGTATACAACGATGCAGAAGATTTGATTAATATAGGAGCATATGCAAAAGGTAGTAATCCGGAGATTGACGATGCTATCAAAAAATATCAACAGATTAAAGCGTTTTTAACACAATACACCCATGAAAACTATGATTTTGATGAAGTGGTTGACAAATTAGGAAAAATATTTGAATAG
- a CDS encoding FliH/SctL family protein, protein MKSLSKIIKAPFVSMSEIRKEIQTIDPHNPHIIHPVQKEVGENDFDVEGGLEHNEYEGEAIDDDVIDGSHTIAVEETELLVKEMLDEAHSKGEQIKEQAREEGFEAGYEEGIVAAKSAIELKMNQLEQEREAMLAQNEAYIRDFEPKVAEIISQLLYKMIGRYADDPDIILYLVRLAFEEINIYGSIVIKCSSEDFDHLVAHKDELSENLSEKVNLEILKEITLEKNQCFIETDMGNIDCSLQVRLESLQKELKLIKESLGSMTSGH, encoded by the coding sequence ATGAAATCATTGTCTAAGATTATTAAAGCACCCTTTGTGTCCATGTCGGAAATACGTAAGGAAATTCAAACAATAGATCCACATAATCCACATATCATTCATCCTGTTCAAAAAGAAGTAGGAGAAAATGATTTTGATGTAGAGGGTGGGTTAGAGCATAACGAATATGAAGGAGAAGCCATTGATGACGATGTGATTGATGGCTCTCATACTATTGCCGTAGAGGAAACAGAGCTTTTAGTTAAGGAAATGCTGGATGAAGCACACAGTAAGGGTGAACAAATTAAAGAGCAAGCGAGAGAAGAAGGCTTTGAGGCCGGTTATGAAGAAGGTATTGTAGCAGCTAAGTCTGCCATAGAACTTAAAATGAATCAGCTTGAGCAAGAACGTGAGGCTATGTTGGCTCAGAATGAAGCATATATTCGTGATTTTGAACCTAAAGTAGCTGAGATTATCAGCCAGTTGCTTTATAAAATGATTGGTCGTTATGCAGACGATCCGGATATAATTTTGTATCTGGTACGACTTGCTTTTGAAGAAATCAATATTTATGGCAGTATCGTTATAAAATGCTCATCTGAGGATTTTGATCATCTTGTAGCGCATAAAGACGAATTGAGTGAGAATTTAAGTGAAAAAGTGAACTTAGAAATACTGAAAGAAATTACTTTAGAAAAGAACCAATGTTTTATTGAAACTGACATGGGAAACATTGATTGCAGTTTACAAGTTAGGCTTGAAAGTCTGCAAAAAGAACTTAAATTAATAAAAGAAAGTCTGGGAAGTATGACTTCAGGCCATTAG
- the fliG gene encoding flagellar motor switch protein FliG → MASQQQRGIEKAAILLIALGPEKSSMIFKHLKEEEIEELTLQIANTRAISPKDKENIINEFYQICLAQSYIAEGGIGYAKELLEKALGTDRAMEVIGRLTSSLQVRPFEFVRKTDPGQLLNYIQDEHNQTIALILSYLNPQQASMVLAALPQEKQADVARRIAQMDRTSPDVIKDVEDVLERKLSSLMTQDFTIVGGVDAIVQILNSVDRSTEKHIMETLEIEDTELAEEIRKKMFVFEDILSLDDRSIQRILREVDNNELGIALKGSGEEVQKVIFNNLSKRLAAMIKEEMEFMGPIRLKDVEEAQQKIVNIIRKLEDAGEIVISRGGGDEIIV, encoded by the coding sequence ATGGCAAGTCAACAGCAGCGTGGTATTGAAAAGGCAGCAATATTGCTCATAGCTCTCGGTCCGGAGAAGTCTTCTATGATTTTCAAGCACTTGAAAGAAGAAGAGATAGAAGAATTAACTTTACAGATTGCGAATACAAGAGCAATATCGCCAAAAGATAAAGAAAATATTATTAACGAATTTTACCAGATATGTCTGGCTCAGTCCTACATAGCGGAAGGTGGTATCGGCTATGCCAAAGAGCTTCTTGAAAAAGCCCTTGGAACAGATCGGGCGATGGAAGTAATTGGTAGGCTTACCTCCTCCCTTCAAGTTAGACCTTTTGAGTTTGTCAGAAAGACGGATCCGGGACAGTTACTGAATTATATTCAAGATGAGCATAATCAGACCATTGCATTGATTTTATCCTATCTTAATCCACAGCAAGCATCAATGGTTCTGGCAGCACTACCACAGGAAAAGCAAGCTGATGTAGCTAGAAGAATTGCACAGATGGATAGGACGTCTCCGGATGTCATTAAAGATGTAGAAGATGTATTAGAAAGAAAGCTATCTTCACTTATGACCCAGGACTTTACGATTGTTGGTGGTGTAGATGCCATTGTACAAATTCTAAACTCTGTAGATAGAAGTACTGAAAAACATATTATGGAAACCCTTGAGATTGAAGATACGGAGTTAGCTGAAGAGATTCGTAAGAAAATGTTTGTCTTTGAAGATATTCTGTCACTAGATGACCGCTCGATTCAACGTATTCTTCGTGAAGTCGATAATAATGAACTTGGCATAGCCCTAAAAGGTTCAGGTGAAGAAGTGCAAAAGGTTATATTCAATAATCTTTCCAAACGCTTAGCAGCAATGATTAAAGAAGAAATGGAATTTATGGGTCCGATTCGTTTAAAAGATGTTGAAGAAGCCCAGCAAAAGATTGTTAACATCATTAGAAAACTTGAAGATGCAGGTGAAATCGTAATATCACGTGGTGGAGGGGATGAAATCATTGTCTAA